The bacterium genomic interval GCCGGGATTTGGCCGGCAGCCTGAGCAAGGGCATGAAGCAGAAGTTGAGCATCGCCCGCGCGCTCATTCACGACCCGGAAATTCTCTTTCTCGATGAACCCACCGCCGGGCTTGATCCGGAAACTTCGGAGGATTTGCTGCAGTACTTGCGCCGCTTCATTGCCGGGCGCACGCGCACGGTGTTTCTGTGCTCACACCGGCTGGAGGAGGTCGAGTTGCTGTGTGAAGCGGTTGCGATCATCGATCACGGCAGCCTTCTCGCCGGCGGCGCCATCGCGGAGTTGCGCCGGCAATTATGGCCGGAGCGGGTGTGGTGGATCGATTTCCTGGAGCCGCGCGCGCACTTCTTTGCGGCGCTGCGCCGTGCCGGCTGGCAGCCGCAGCCCGCGGCACCGGAACACCATTTGAAGATTGCGCTGCGCGATGCGGCGGAGATTGCCCGCGTGGTGCGCACGCTGGTGCAGGCCGGCGCCGACATTGCCGCGGTGCAGGAAGAGCGCCGCTCACTGAAAGACATCTATTTCGCACTGTTGCCCAGGGAGAAGCATGAATCTGCCTCGCATTAAACTCGTCTTTGCAAAAGACTGGAAGGAACTGCGCCGCAGCCGGCAGGCGGTTTTGCCGATGCTCATCGTGCCCCTGGTGTTCGTGGTGCTGCTGCCGGCAGTGTTCGTTTTCACCGCCGGGCAGATGGTGGCCGATCCCAGCAAAGCCGACATGCTGAAAAACCTGCCCCAATTCGCGCTGCCCGCCGGCCTGAACGAAGAGCAGGCCATTCTCTACCTGATGCTGATTCTCATCCTCGGGCCGTTGTTTCTGTTGATTCCGGTGATGATGGCCAGCATCATTGCCGCCAGCAGTTTTGCCGGGGAAAAAGAACGCAAGACCATCGAGGGCCTGCTATACACGCCGCTCACCGATCAGGAGCTGGTGCTGGGCAAGATCGCGGTTTGCTTCATTCCCGCCGTGCTCATTTCCTGGCTTTGCTTTGGCATTTACGGCGTTGTCGCGAATGCGCTCGCCTATCCGTTTTTCGGCCGTTTGATCTTCCCGACCGCGAGCTGGGTGGCGATGATCTTTTGGCTTGCGCCCGGCCTGAGTTTTCTCTCGCTCGCCCTGGTGGTGGCGGTGTCGCAGCGCGCCGCCGGCGTGTGGGAAGCCCAGCAAATTTCCGCACTGCTGCTCCTGCCCATCATCGGCTTGGTGATTTCACAAACCCAGGGGATTTTCGTGTTGACCGTGCCGTTGATCCTGCTCGCGGGGCTGGTGATTTACGTTCTGGATGTTTTCATCTATCGCTGGCTGGTGCGGCGCTTGAATCGCGAGCGCATTGTCACGAAGCTGGTGTGAGACCGCGCGGGGGAACGCTGCGGGCGCAGGATCTTTGCCTTCCCGCTGCGTGCAGCGCGCAACATTCGCACGTTTGTGTTGCCCTGAAGATGCTCTGCGGTTGCCT includes:
- a CDS encoding ABC transporter ATP-binding protein, which codes for MSPVIATRNLTKKFGTLTALAQVDLTVAPGTVFGFLGPNGAGKTTTVRLLNGLLLPTAGQAFVLGHEVPRDSHHVRRRCGVQTDTNLYDKLTVQENLEIWGGLYGLRSSELQQRLSALLEQFDLAEKRRDLAGSLSKGMKQKLSIARALIHDPEILFLDEPTAGLDPETSEDLLQYLRRFIAGRTRTVFLCSHRLEEVELLCEAVAIIDHGSLLAGGAIAELRRQLWPERVWWIDFLEPRAHFFAALRRAGWQPQPAAPEHHLKIALRDAAEIARVVRTLVQAGADIAAVQEERRSLKDIYFALLPREKHESASH
- a CDS encoding ABC transporter permease subunit, producing MNLPRIKLVFAKDWKELRRSRQAVLPMLIVPLVFVVLLPAVFVFTAGQMVADPSKADMLKNLPQFALPAGLNEEQAILYLMLILILGPLFLLIPVMMASIIAASSFAGEKERKTIEGLLYTPLTDQELVLGKIAVCFIPAVLISWLCFGIYGVVANALAYPFFGRLIFPTASWVAMIFWLAPGLSFLSLALVVAVSQRAAGVWEAQQISALLLLPIIGLVISQTQGIFVLTVPLILLAGLVIYVLDVFIYRWLVRRLNRERIVTKLV